In Triticum urartu cultivar G1812 chromosome 6, Tu2.1, whole genome shotgun sequence, the following proteins share a genomic window:
- the LOC125513319 gene encoding transcription factor GTE4-like, which translates to MSRWAPEIKVYSRRNPRKNPKPPPEDPTPDPNPPPEPSPDPNPHPEPCPIPNSDPLEQTLASFRRSIRRPEAEDAVLPLSDPAAPTSPPPLSPTSSPHGAPAAASGDFSSGLARDGAAVPNGHADIDIRAAADDKARKRRVRSELRRQLASELDQVRVLSKRLKAAGEALAVEASQSVPRPPPLLTAGYVQPQFSGSDAVTPVQAPVAASVPPVRSFLPRRPLIVPEVHTESLDKEKRTPKANQLYQNSEFLLAKDRIPPSDSHGRKKTKHHKKKHRSSSAHGAGYNAEQRLYSHAFKKSSSLLSRLMKHKFGWVFNKPVDPVALGLHDYFAIIKHPMDLGTIKGQLTRGHYRDPKEFANDVRLTFHNAMTYNPKGQDVHFMAEQLLGIFEAQWPEIEAEVDYLASCPPLPKKFPPPPIDLRLLERSDSLKHHMVLDSKSRPISHTPISVRTPSLKKPKAKDLDKRDMTIDEKRKLSNNLQNLPPEKLDIVVQIIKNKNLSVRQHEDEIEVEIDSMDAETLWELDRFVANFKKNLSKQKRKAERAMLARQDVELRALHAAQQTSQQPNIGEKSPKLNLMVGEQLAPSVPDQNNNNGPSASRSSSSSSTSSDSDSSSSDSDSDSSSTDGSNAANSS; encoded by the exons ATGTCCCGGTGGGCGCCGGAGATCAAGGTCTATAGCCGCAGGAACCCCCGCAAAAACCCTAAACCCCCTCCTGAAGACCCTACCCCCGACCCCAATCCCCCTCCAGAACCTAGCCCCGACCCCAATCCCCATCCAGAACCTTGCCCCATTCCTAATTCCGACCCCCTTGAGCAAACCCTAGCCTCGTTCCGTCGCTCGATTCGTCGCCCGGAGGCTGAGGATGCGGTGCTGCCGCTCTCCGATCCGGCCGCACCgacttctcctcctcctctttctCCCACATCGTCGCCGCACGGGGCACCGGCTGCCGCCTCCGGCGATTTCTCCTCCGGCCTTGCCCGGGATGGCGCCGCCGTTCCAAACGGTCATGCCGACATCGACATCCGGGCGGCCGCGGATGACAAGGCTCGGAAGCGCAGGGTCCGGAGCGAGCTGCGTCGGCAGCTTGCGTCAGAGCTCGACCAGGTACGCGTGCTCTCCAAGCGCCTCAAGGCGGCTGGCGAGGCCTTGGCAGTTGAGGCATCCCAGTCCGTACCTCGGCCACCGCCTCTGCTCACTGCTGGGTATGTGCAACCCCAATTCTCAGGCAGTGATGCTGTGACGCCCGTACAGGCCCCAGTTGCTGCTTCTGTTCCTCCTGTCCGCTCGTTCCTACCACGCCGCCCGCTAATTGTGCCAGAAGTTCACACAGAATCACTTGACAAGGAAAAGCGAACACCAAAGGCCAATCAGCTTTACCAAAATTCAGAGTTCTTGCTTGCCAAAGATAGGATACCGCCATCAGATTCACATGGCCGGAAGAAAACCAAGCACCACAAGAAGAAACACCGTTCCTCGTCAGCTCATGGTGCAGGTTACAACGCTGAGCAGCGACTCTACTCGCATGCATTTAAGAAGTCTTCATCCCTGCTGTCCCGACTAATGAAGCACAAATTTGGGTGGGTGTTTAACAAGCCTGTTGATCCTGTTGCACTTGGGTTGCATGACTATTTTGCCATTATTAAGCACCCGATGGATCTTGGCACTATAAAGGGGCAGCTTACTCGTGGGCATTACAGGGACCCAAAGGAGTTTGCTAATGATGTACGGCTAACATTCCATAATGCCATGACGTATAATCCCAAAGGGCAGGATGTGCATTTCATGGCTGAGCAATTGTTAGGAATTTTTGAAGCTCAGTGGCCTGAGATTGAGGCTGAGGTTGACTACCTTGCGTCATGCCCACCTTTGCCGAAGAAGTTTCCACCTCCCCCGATAGACTTGCGCTTACTAGAGAGGTCAGATTCCTTAAAGCACCATATGGTGCTGGACTCCAAGTCAAGGCCGATAAGTCATACTCCTATTAGTGTCCGCACTCCATCATTGAAGAAGCCGAAGGCAAAGGATCTGGATAAAAGAGATATGACGATAGATGAGAAGCGTAAACTTAGCAATAACCTTCAGAACTTGCCTCCTGAAAAGCTTGATATTGTTGTGCAGATCATTAAGAACAAGAATCTTTCAGTTAGGCAGCATGAAGATGAGATTGAGGTTGAGATAGATAGCATGGATGCGGAGACACTTTGGGAACTTGATAGATTTGTTGCTAACTTCAAGAAGAACCTGAGCAAGCAAAAGAGGAAGGCTGAGcgtgcaatgcttgcaaggcaaGATGTAGAGTTGCGTGCTCTGCATGCTGCACAACAAACA AGTCAACAACCTAATATTGGTGAAAAATCTCCAAAGCTAA ATTTGATGGTGGGCGAGCAATTAGCACCTTCTGTGCCAGACCAAAATAATAATAATGGACCGAGTGCCAGTAGATCTAGCAGCTCAAGCAGCACCAGCAGTGATTCAGATTCCTCTTCTAGTG ACTCGGACAGTGACAGCTCTTCTACAGATGGATCAAATGCTGCCAATTCATCTTGA